In Methanomicrobium antiquum, one DNA window encodes the following:
- a CDS encoding nucleotide-binding protein — protein MKIKGKNVRISIINIIVVGMIALSMVFYLLLSGDWGFFLMGMVFVALMFVIPLILNYMSQDQYTVLAPIYEAEANDTKIRNINPSMVGKIVRIEGVVERVLFKSLNRPQYLIADKTGEISVKMFTTPTEDASVNDVVEIYGQVIKRYFVVGDPVVNAVLIRVLKRKNSSQK, from the coding sequence ATGAAAATTAAAGGTAAAAATGTCAGAATTTCAATAATTAACATTATAGTTGTTGGAATGATTGCATTATCAATGGTCTTCTATCTTTTGTTAAGTGGAGACTGGGGCTTTTTTTTAATGGGAATGGTCTTTGTAGCGTTAATGTTCGTAATTCCACTCATTCTTAATTATATGAGCCAGGATCAATACACTGTACTGGCACCGATTTATGAAGCCGAAGCAAATGACACAAAAATAAGAAACATCAATCCTTCAATGGTCGGCAAAATCGTTAGAATTGAAGGAGTTGTTGAAAGAGTTCTGTTCAAGTCATTAAACAGACCTCAGTATCTTATTGCAGATAAAACAGGAGAAATCTCAGTGAAGATGTTTACCACTCCAACAGAAGATGCATCTGTTAATGATGTTGTCGAAATTTATGGACAAGTTATTAAAAGATATTTTGTTGTAGGCGATCCTGTAGTAAATGCAGTTTTAATCAGAGTATTAAAAAGAAAAAATTCATCACAAAAGTAA